The following proteins are encoded in a genomic region of Candidatus Marinarcus aquaticus:
- a CDS encoding OmpA family protein, giving the protein MSLSTKITLLILLLLALMATCVYTHIDDFEPKTATPLTLNEEMIVPTEENEVNLEEQTIKEKSDNIEQLEESDEQKVEEKIEKTPVTEVQKEEETTPPLKVTAEVQIPKQEPVKAEVKEEVPQTNKAVQDEINSIIEQSGIIFKRMSYNVTPKSMETIEAVGVILKKYPLLHFEVAGHTDAKGDESFNQFVSEQRAQSVMKILIDLGVEPERLTAKGYGETMPIVPNDPQGYSLVNRRVEINIVEE; this is encoded by the coding sequence ATGAGTTTATCGACTAAAATTACATTATTAATTCTATTACTGCTTGCCCTAATGGCAACGTGTGTGTATACTCATATCGACGACTTTGAACCTAAAACGGCAACACCTTTAACTTTAAATGAAGAGATGATTGTTCCAACTGAAGAAAATGAAGTCAATTTGGAAGAACAAACCATCAAAGAAAAAAGCGATAATATTGAACAACTTGAAGAGAGTGATGAGCAAAAAGTTGAAGAAAAAATAGAAAAAACACCTGTCACAGAAGTGCAAAAAGAAGAAGAAACAACACCGCCTCTCAAAGTCACTGCTGAAGTGCAAATACCTAAACAAGAACCTGTTAAAGCTGAGGTAAAAGAAGAAGTGCCTCAAACCAATAAAGCCGTACAAGATGAAATCAATTCAATTATTGAACAAAGTGGTATCATTTTTAAACGAATGAGCTATAATGTAACGCCAAAAAGTATGGAAACCATTGAAGCTGTTGGCGTGATACTTAAAAAGTATCCATTGCTTCATTTTGAAGTAGCAGGACACACAGATGCAAAAGGGGATGAAAGCTTCAACCAATTTGTCTCTGAACAACGTGCACAAAGTGTGATGAAGATATTGATTGATTTGGGTGTTGAACCTGAGCGTTTAACCGCAAAAGGGTATGGTGAAACCATGCCAATTGTACCCAATGATCCACAAGGATACTCTTTGGTGAACCGCAGAGTTGAAATAAATATAGTAGAGGAATAG